A single Streptomyces sp. Edi2 DNA region contains:
- the htpX gene encoding zinc metalloprotease HtpX produces MAQTRFAPDHGLTTRMVTTMFFIGLLYVVVVGVLVVLLKGAWVVVLLIAGALFIAQFWFSDRIAAFSMGAREVTPEQAPELHGAVDRLCALADMPKPRVAIAESDVPNAFATGRGQKNSLVCATTGLLRRLEPEELEGVLAHELSHVAHRDVAVMTIASFLGVLAGIITRAALWSGIGRNNRDQNAAIAVLIVTAVSVVVYAISFLLTRLLSRYRELSADRAAALLTGRPSALAAALTKVTGQIARIPTEDLRKAQPFNAFYFAPAFNKESFSRLLSSHPTLEQRLDQLARISAQLGRA; encoded by the coding sequence ATGGCACAGACCCGATTCGCCCCGGACCACGGGCTGACCACACGCATGGTCACCACGATGTTCTTCATCGGGCTGCTGTACGTCGTGGTCGTCGGCGTGCTGGTGGTGCTGCTCAAGGGCGCGTGGGTGGTGGTGCTGCTGATCGCGGGCGCCCTGTTCATCGCGCAGTTCTGGTTCAGTGACCGGATCGCGGCGTTCAGCATGGGCGCGCGCGAGGTCACCCCGGAGCAGGCGCCCGAGCTGCACGGCGCCGTCGACCGGCTGTGTGCGCTGGCCGATATGCCCAAGCCGCGGGTGGCGATCGCCGAGTCGGATGTGCCGAACGCCTTCGCCACCGGTCGCGGTCAGAAGAACTCCCTGGTGTGTGCCACCACCGGGCTGCTCAGGCGGCTGGAGCCGGAGGAGCTGGAGGGGGTGCTGGCCCACGAGCTCTCGCATGTCGCGCACCGCGATGTCGCGGTGATGACCATCGCCTCGTTCCTCGGCGTCCTGGCCGGGATCATCACCCGGGCCGCCCTGTGGAGCGGTATCGGGCGCAACAACCGGGACCAGAACGCGGCCATCGCGGTGCTCATCGTGACCGCCGTGAGCGTGGTCGTTTACGCGATCAGCTTCCTCCTGACCCGGCTGCTGTCCCGTTACCGCGAGCTGTCCGCCGACCGGGCCGCCGCGCTGCTGACCGGCCGCCCCTCGGCACTGGCCGCCGCGCTGACCAAGGTCACCGGCCAGATCGCGAGGATCCCGACAGAGGATCTGCGCAAGGCCCAGCCGTTCAACGCCTTCTACTTCGCCCCGGCGTTCAACAAGGAGAGCTTCAGCCGGCTGCTCTCCTCGCACCCGACGCTGGAGCAGCGGCTGGACCAACTGGCCAGGATCTCGGCGCAGCTGGGGCGGGCGTGA
- a CDS encoding RNA 2'-phosphotransferase gives MNNQRSVRISKYLAKHLRHEPERIGITLDARGWVSVEELISAAARHGFRFSRAELAEVVAGNDKQRYAIENDRIRAQQGHSVHVDLDLPPAEPPAQLFHGTVARNVAAIREEGLRPMSRHAVHLSPDRETATRVGARHGKPVVLTVDAGAMHRAGHVFRVSANGVWLTGRVPVPFLRFPG, from the coding sequence ATGAACAACCAGCGCTCCGTGCGCATCTCGAAGTACCTGGCAAAACACCTGCGCCATGAACCGGAGCGGATCGGCATCACCCTCGACGCCCGGGGCTGGGTGTCCGTGGAAGAGCTCATTTCAGCGGCCGCACGGCATGGATTCCGCTTTTCCCGGGCGGAGTTGGCGGAGGTGGTCGCCGGCAATGACAAGCAGCGCTACGCCATCGAGAACGACCGGATCCGTGCCCAGCAAGGCCACTCGGTGCATGTCGACCTCGATCTGCCGCCCGCCGAACCACCCGCGCAGCTCTTCCACGGCACAGTGGCCCGCAATGTGGCCGCCATCCGGGAGGAAGGGCTGCGGCCGATGTCGCGGCATGCCGTCCACCTCTCGCCCGACCGCGAGACCGCGACCCGGGTGGGCGCACGGCACGGCAAGCCCGTGGTCCTGACCGTGGACGCGGGGGCGATGCACCGTGCCGGCCATGTCTTCCGGGTCAGCGCGAACGGCGTCTGGCTGACCGGCCGGGTACCGGTCCCGTTCCTGCGTTTCCCCGGCTGA
- a CDS encoding SDR family oxidoreductase, translating into MGSGLGPARERWVRTGGIELCVAELGDPAQPTVMLVHGYPDSKEVWSEVARGLADRFHVVLYDVRGCGRSTAPQPLRGGFTLEKLTDDFLAVADAVSPDRPVHLVGHDWGSVQAWEFATVRRTESRIASFTSLSGPSLDHFGHWIKKRMARPTPRRAAQLLHQSAKSWYVYMLHTPVLPELAWKGPLGKRWPQILQRLEKVPGGDYPTASLPTDAAHGAWLYRDNVLPRLRRPRSDAYAHCPVQLITPTGDAFLSQRLYDDLEQWAPQLVRRTLPAKHWVPRSRPDQLVSWIGAFVTAKEEGNPAQQVVASGPHADRFGGQLVLVTGAAGGIGRATALAFAEAGARIVAVDRDAEGAARTAEMSRLVGAPEAWAEVVDVSDEAAMEKLADRVDTEYGTVDVLVNNAGIGLSGPFLQTGSEDWKKVLDVNLWGVIHGCRIFGKRMAHRGQGGHIVNIASAAAFQPSRVLPAYSTSKAAVLMLSECLRAELAGQGIGVSAICPGLVNTGITATARFTGVSADEEKRRQAKAARMYRLRNYPPEKVADAILRAVVRNQAMVPVAPEARGAHLMSRFTPRALRALARFEPRL; encoded by the coding sequence GTGGGTTCGGGACTGGGTCCTGCGCGGGAGCGCTGGGTGCGGACCGGTGGCATCGAGCTGTGCGTGGCCGAGCTGGGGGATCCGGCACAGCCCACGGTGATGCTGGTGCACGGTTATCCGGACAGCAAAGAGGTGTGGTCCGAGGTCGCCCGCGGCCTGGCCGACCGGTTCCATGTGGTGCTCTACGACGTGCGGGGCTGCGGCCGGTCCACCGCTCCGCAGCCGCTGCGCGGCGGCTTCACCCTGGAGAAGCTGACGGATGACTTCCTGGCCGTCGCCGACGCCGTCAGCCCCGACCGCCCGGTTCACCTCGTCGGCCACGACTGGGGCTCGGTCCAGGCCTGGGAGTTCGCCACGGTGCGCCGTACGGAGAGCCGGATCGCCTCCTTCACCTCCCTGTCGGGCCCGTCCCTGGACCACTTCGGCCACTGGATCAAGAAGCGTATGGCGCGCCCCACGCCCCGGCGCGCCGCCCAGCTCCTCCACCAGAGCGCCAAGTCCTGGTACGTCTACATGCTGCACACGCCCGTACTGCCCGAGCTGGCATGGAAGGGTCCGCTCGGAAAGCGCTGGCCACAGATCCTGCAGCGCCTGGAGAAGGTACCGGGCGGTGACTACCCGACCGCCTCCCTGCCGACCGATGCCGCCCACGGCGCCTGGCTCTACCGTGACAATGTTCTTCCCCGGCTCCGCCGCCCGCGCAGCGACGCCTATGCGCACTGCCCGGTCCAGCTGATCACCCCGACCGGCGACGCCTTCCTCTCCCAGCGGCTGTACGACGACCTGGAGCAGTGGGCGCCCCAGCTGGTGCGCCGCACCCTCCCCGCCAAGCACTGGGTCCCTCGTTCCCGCCCCGACCAGCTCGTCTCCTGGATCGGTGCGTTCGTCACCGCCAAGGAAGAGGGGAATCCGGCACAGCAGGTCGTGGCCTCCGGGCCGCATGCCGACCGGTTCGGCGGTCAGCTGGTGCTGGTGACCGGCGCGGCCGGCGGCATCGGCCGGGCGACGGCTCTCGCCTTCGCCGAGGCCGGCGCACGGATCGTCGCCGTCGACCGGGATGCCGAAGGCGCGGCGCGGACCGCCGAGATGTCCCGGCTGGTCGGTGCGCCGGAGGCCTGGGCGGAGGTCGTCGATGTCTCGGACGAGGCGGCGATGGAGAAGCTCGCCGACAGGGTCGACACCGAGTACGGCACCGTCGACGTCCTGGTGAACAACGCCGGCATCGGCCTGTCCGGCCCCTTCCTGCAGACCGGCTCCGAGGACTGGAAGAAGGTGCTGGACGTCAATCTGTGGGGCGTCATCCATGGCTGCCGGATCTTCGGCAAGCGGATGGCACACCGCGGACAGGGCGGCCATATCGTCAATATCGCCTCCGCCGCCGCCTTCCAGCCGTCGAGGGTGCTGCCCGCCTACAGCACGTCCAAGGCGGCCGTCCTGATGCTCAGCGAGTGCCTTCGTGCCGAACTGGCCGGTCAGGGCATCGGCGTCTCGGCCATCTGTCCGGGACTGGTCAACACCGGCATCACCGCAACGGCCCGCTTCACCGGTGTCTCGGCCGACGAGGAGAAACGCCGCCAGGCCAAGGCCGCGCGGATGTACCGGCTGCGCAACTACCCTCCGGAGAAGGTCGCCGACGCCATTCTGCGTGCGGTGGTCCGCAATCAGGCGATGGTGCCGGTCGCCCCCGAAGCCCGCGGCGCCCATCTGATGTCCCGCTTCACCCCGCGCGCGCTGCGCGCCCTCGCCCGCTTCGAGCCGCGACTGTAG
- a CDS encoding carotenoid oxygenase family protein, whose translation MTTTPPTTATASHAPAPHMAGNFAPVKGEVTAYDLPVTGTIPPELTGWFLRNGPNPRDAATAHWFFGDGMVHGLRLEGGRAVSYRNRWVRTSTFEGEPREDAQGRRNLAAGVANTHVVRHAGRTLALVESSLPYEIDCRPGHELETLGAHDFGGRLATAMTAHPKTCPTTGELHFFGVGGPTPPYLTYHRADASGELVISRPIDVPAHTMMHDFHLTAGHVIFMDLPVVFDRSRPGMPFGWDPEYGARLGVLRRDDPYGEVRWLPIDPCYVFHALNAHDEGDQRIVLYVSRYAEFGGMAPAHLWRWTIDLTTGTVAEEQLDDRFCEFPRVDDRLAGLPARFGHATTGELPGSGPIPGALLRYDLQTGAVVRHDFGPGRTPGEAVFAPADDRPGGPGWLITYVYDASTDTSDLVVLDAEDISADPVATVSLPQRVPYGFHGNWLPDPVR comes from the coding sequence ATGACCACCACACCCCCGACCACCGCAACCGCATCGCACGCCCCCGCGCCCCACATGGCCGGCAACTTCGCCCCGGTGAAGGGCGAAGTGACCGCCTACGACCTTCCGGTCACGGGCACGATCCCGCCCGAGCTGACCGGCTGGTTCCTTCGGAACGGCCCCAACCCGCGGGATGCCGCCACCGCGCACTGGTTCTTCGGCGACGGCATGGTCCACGGTCTGCGCCTCGAGGGCGGCCGGGCCGTCTCCTACCGCAACCGCTGGGTCCGCACCTCCACCTTTGAAGGCGAACCCAGGGAGGACGCGCAGGGCCGCCGCAATCTGGCGGCGGGCGTGGCCAACACCCATGTCGTCCGGCATGCCGGACGCACTCTCGCGCTGGTCGAGTCGTCCTTGCCCTACGAGATCGACTGCCGTCCCGGCCATGAACTGGAGACTCTCGGCGCCCACGACTTCGGGGGCCGACTCGCCACCGCCATGACCGCTCATCCCAAAACGTGTCCCACCACCGGCGAGCTTCATTTCTTCGGAGTTGGCGGCCCCACCCCGCCCTATCTCACCTACCACCGTGCCGACGCATCAGGGGAGTTGGTGATCAGCCGCCCCATCGATGTTCCGGCGCACACGATGATGCACGACTTCCATCTGACCGCCGGCCATGTCATCTTCATGGACCTCCCGGTCGTCTTCGACCGCAGCCGCCCCGGCATGCCGTTTGGCTGGGACCCGGAGTACGGCGCCCGGCTCGGAGTGCTGCGGCGTGACGACCCCTATGGCGAGGTCCGCTGGCTGCCCATCGACCCTTGCTATGTCTTCCACGCCCTGAATGCCCATGACGAGGGTGACCAGCGGATCGTTCTGTATGTGTCCCGCTACGCCGAATTCGGCGGCATGGCCCCGGCCCACCTCTGGCGCTGGACCATCGACCTCACCACGGGCACGGTCGCCGAGGAACAACTCGATGACCGGTTCTGCGAGTTCCCCCGGGTGGACGACCGGCTCGCCGGGCTGCCGGCCCGCTTCGGCCATGCCACCACCGGCGAGCTGCCGGGCAGCGGCCCCATACCCGGTGCCCTGCTCCGCTACGACCTGCAGACCGGTGCGGTCGTCCGGCATGACTTCGGTCCGGGGCGCACTCCGGGCGAGGCCGTCTTCGCCCCGGCGGACGACCGTCCGGGAGGCCCGGGCTGGCTGATCACTTATGTCTACGACGCCTCCACGGACACCAGCGATCTCGTCGTACTTGACGCGGAGGACATATCCGCCGACCCGGTCGCCACGGTCTCTCTCCCCCAGCGGGTGCCGTACGGCTTCCATGGCAACTGGCTCCCCGATCCGGTCAGGTGA
- a CDS encoding MerR family transcriptional regulator: MTEQPPTGEYRIEDLAHLSGASVRTIRAYQDRGLLPRPERRGRANVYGDTHLARLGQIAGLLDRGYSLASIKELLEAWDAGIGLGGVLGLVAEIDGPWTDEEASRVNRPDLDAAFGGASDEEAIAEAVELGILERIPGEDDAFLVPSPQELAVAAELHSAGVPLPAITGHLREVRVEVEHIASRFLDFTTEHVFQPLLDHPPTEAEATEAAALVRRLRPLAQQTIDAELARAMRTLATRYLRHHLSEALPADALGSVEVRAKASAAAADAGRAPAGTPPSEPGHGSVPQPEAAPGPHAVPGPRRELEPPPAVPTAAPGPAAAPRTASGPGTAPEAVLLPAEAVQAVRALVGAEHTAAFIAAAAHREVQARTMDALASGGSGTAPKDGVAGARPEHRTGTGHRTVTNLSGQHI, from the coding sequence GTGACCGAGCAGCCGCCGACGGGCGAATACCGCATCGAGGACCTGGCGCACCTCAGCGGCGCCTCGGTCCGCACGATCCGCGCCTATCAGGACCGCGGGCTGCTCCCCCGCCCGGAGCGCCGGGGCCGGGCCAATGTCTACGGCGACACCCATCTGGCCCGGCTGGGCCAGATCGCCGGTCTGCTCGACCGCGGCTACTCCCTCGCCAGCATCAAGGAACTCCTGGAGGCCTGGGACGCGGGCATCGGCCTCGGCGGGGTCCTGGGTCTGGTCGCCGAGATCGACGGACCGTGGACCGACGAAGAGGCCTCTCGCGTCAACCGCCCGGACCTGGACGCCGCCTTCGGGGGCGCCTCCGACGAGGAGGCGATCGCCGAGGCGGTCGAACTCGGCATCCTGGAAAGAATCCCCGGCGAGGACGACGCATTCCTCGTCCCCAGCCCGCAGGAACTCGCGGTGGCCGCCGAACTGCACTCCGCCGGCGTCCCGCTGCCGGCGATCACCGGTCATCTGCGGGAGGTGCGGGTCGAGGTCGAGCACATCGCCTCCCGCTTCCTGGACTTCACCACCGAGCATGTCTTCCAGCCCCTCCTGGACCACCCGCCCACCGAGGCCGAGGCCACGGAAGCCGCCGCCCTCGTACGCCGGCTGCGCCCGCTGGCCCAGCAGACGATTGACGCCGAACTCGCCCGCGCCATGCGCACCCTGGCCACCCGCTACCTGCGCCATCACCTCAGCGAGGCACTACCGGCAGACGCACTCGGGTCCGTCGAGGTGCGGGCCAAGGCGTCGGCAGCGGCGGCCGACGCCGGGCGGGCGCCCGCGGGGACGCCGCCTTCCGAGCCGGGCCACGGAAGCGTGCCCCAACCCGAGGCCGCGCCCGGCCCCCATGCCGTGCCCGGGCCCCGCCGCGAGCTCGAACCGCCGCCGGCCGTTCCGACGGCCGCACCCGGGCCCGCCGCGGCTCCCCGTACCGCGTCCGGCCCCGGCACGGCGCCGGAGGCGGTGCTGCTCCCCGCCGAAGCCGTGCAAGCGGTGCGGGCTCTGGTGGGCGCGGAGCACACGGCCGCCTTCATCGCCGCCGCCGCACACCGGGAGGTACAGGCCCGCACCATGGACGCCCTGGCGTCGGGCGGAAGCGGGACCGCGCCGAAGGACGGCGTGGCCGGTGCCCGTCCGGAGCACCGGACCGGCACCGGGCACCGGACCGTCACCAACCTCTCCGGACAACACATCTAG
- a CDS encoding LLM class flavin-dependent oxidoreductase: protein MRLSTVILPVRRWSEGGREAWQRAEELGFHAAYTYDHLSWRTFRDQAWFGALPTLTAAAAATSRLRLGTLVTSPNFRHPVTLAKELISLDDISDGRITLGIGAGGNGFDATALGQDPWEPRERADRFAEFVALLDLLLTQDVVSYAGDHYSAHEVRNIPGCAQRPRLPFAVAATGPRGLKLAAQYGQAWVTTGDPKVSNGGGTPDESRAAIRGQLERLGKACADQGRDLADLQKIMLTGFTPDRPLDSVDAFVDFAGRHAELGIDELVLHWPIADSVFEADVAVFERIATEGLGQLAAR, encoded by the coding sequence ATGCGACTGAGCACCGTGATACTCCCCGTCCGCCGCTGGTCCGAAGGCGGACGGGAGGCATGGCAGCGCGCCGAGGAGCTGGGCTTCCACGCCGCGTACACCTACGACCACCTCTCGTGGCGGACCTTCCGTGACCAGGCGTGGTTCGGCGCCCTTCCGACGCTGACCGCGGCCGCGGCCGCGACCTCCCGTCTGCGGCTGGGCACCCTCGTCACCTCGCCGAACTTCCGGCACCCGGTCACCCTCGCCAAGGAACTGATCTCGCTCGACGACATCAGCGACGGCCGGATCACCCTGGGCATCGGCGCCGGCGGCAACGGCTTCGATGCCACCGCGCTCGGCCAGGACCCCTGGGAGCCGCGGGAACGGGCCGACCGCTTCGCCGAGTTCGTCGCGCTGCTGGACCTGCTGCTGACCCAGGATGTCGTCTCCTACGCCGGCGACCACTACTCCGCGCACGAGGTCCGCAACATCCCCGGTTGCGCGCAGCGGCCGCGGCTGCCGTTCGCGGTGGCGGCCACCGGGCCGCGCGGGCTGAAGCTGGCCGCCCAGTACGGTCAGGCATGGGTCACGACGGGGGATCCCAAGGTCTCCAACGGAGGCGGTACGCCGGACGAGTCGCGTGCGGCGATCCGCGGACAGCTCGAGCGCCTGGGCAAGGCCTGTGCCGATCAGGGCCGGGACCTCGCCGACCTGCAGAAGATCATGCTGACCGGCTTCACTCCGGACCGTCCGCTGGACTCCGTGGACGCCTTTGTCGACTTCGCCGGCCGCCACGCCGAGCTGGGTATCGACGAGCTGGTCCTCCACTGGCCGATCGCCGATTCGGTCTTCGAGGCCGACGTCGCGGTCTTCGAACGGATCGCGACGGAGGGGCTGGGGCAGCTGGCCGCGCGGTAG
- a CDS encoding GAF domain-containing protein produces the protein MDAATEATRSLQGLSSELTARVPQLLEAMRTVGAGLDLHITLDRIVETAAELADARYAAIGIIDDAREGLSDFVTYGVTREQHERIGALPDGHKGLLGALIHDPKPLRLADLTEDSRSAGFPAGHPPMRTFLGVPIRVQGEIFGNLYLTEKRRGGEFSKEDLHMVRVLATEAGIAIGNARLHAATAQRERWIDGSVAVTTELLAGSDVDDALAVVAEQARKLADSAAGIVLLPDEEGGLEIVAVSADDPTGIMGTQIPPHSPVVEQLLTGEPVFVHDSATDPRMITDIAARFGPSMMLPLKSGGRVLGTLATPRARGARPFTTAERTLATQFAAQAALALVLADAQRDRERLAVYEDRDRIARDLHDLVIQRLFATGMILESAQRRSVVPEVAQGVGKAVDELDVTIQEIRTAIFALQQGPAEAPSGLRTRVLREIGTAAVPLGFQPSAGFIGPVDSRIGELTGKNLIAALREALSNAFRHAQASRIEVVVDATIRLPDGADGVRLTVADDGIGISDGGRRSGLKNLAKRAESLGGSSSYGPGLGEDGTGTTLRWEAPL, from the coding sequence ATGGACGCCGCCACCGAGGCGACCCGCAGCCTGCAGGGGCTGTCGTCCGAGCTGACCGCCCGGGTACCGCAGCTGCTGGAAGCGATGCGCACGGTCGGCGCGGGTCTCGATCTGCACATCACCCTGGACCGGATCGTGGAGACGGCCGCCGAGCTGGCCGACGCCCGCTACGCCGCGATCGGGATCATCGACGACGCCCGCGAGGGGCTGTCGGACTTTGTGACGTACGGGGTGACCAGGGAGCAGCACGAACGGATCGGCGCGCTGCCCGACGGCCACAAGGGCCTGCTCGGGGCGCTCATCCATGATCCCAAGCCACTGCGCCTCGCCGACCTCACGGAGGACTCCCGCTCGGCCGGCTTCCCTGCCGGGCACCCGCCGATGCGGACGTTTCTCGGGGTACCGATCCGCGTCCAGGGCGAGATCTTCGGCAACCTCTATCTGACGGAGAAGCGCCGGGGCGGGGAGTTCAGCAAGGAGGACCTGCACATGGTGCGGGTGCTGGCCACCGAGGCCGGTATCGCGATCGGCAACGCCCGGCTGCATGCGGCAACCGCGCAGCGGGAGCGGTGGATCGACGGCTCCGTGGCGGTGACCACCGAACTCCTCGCCGGCAGCGATGTCGACGATGCGCTCGCGGTGGTCGCCGAGCAGGCCCGCAAGCTGGCGGACTCGGCGGCCGGCATTGTGCTGCTGCCCGACGAGGAGGGCGGCCTGGAGATCGTCGCGGTGTCGGCGGACGACCCCACCGGGATCATGGGGACGCAGATTCCGCCCCACAGCCCGGTGGTCGAACAACTCCTCACCGGGGAACCCGTGTTCGTGCACGATTCGGCCACCGACCCACGGATGATCACTGATATCGCGGCTCGCTTCGGCCCCAGCATGATGCTGCCGCTCAAGAGTGGCGGGCGGGTGCTCGGCACCCTTGCGACCCCGCGGGCCAGGGGCGCCCGCCCGTTCACCACCGCTGAGCGGACGCTGGCCACCCAGTTCGCGGCGCAGGCCGCACTGGCGCTGGTGCTGGCCGACGCCCAGCGCGACCGTGAGCGGCTGGCCGTCTACGAGGACCGCGACCGGATCGCCCGTGACCTGCACGATCTCGTCATCCAACGGCTCTTCGCGACGGGCATGATCCTGGAGAGCGCACAGCGCAGATCCGTGGTGCCCGAGGTAGCACAGGGCGTCGGCAAGGCCGTCGACGAGCTGGACGTCACCATCCAGGAGATCAGAACCGCGATCTTCGCCCTGCAACAGGGACCGGCCGAGGCGCCGTCCGGGCTGCGGACCCGGGTCCTGCGCGAAATCGGCACCGCCGCCGTACCACTCGGCTTCCAGCCGTCGGCCGGCTTCATCGGCCCGGTCGACTCCCGGATCGGCGAGCTGACCGGCAAAAACCTGATCGCCGCGTTGCGTGAGGCGCTTTCGAACGCCTTCCGGCACGCCCAGGCCTCCCGGATCGAGGTCGTCGTCGATGCCACGATCCGCCTCCCGGACGGCGCCGACGGCGTCCGCCTGACCGTCGCCGACGACGGCATCGGCATCTCGGACGGCGGTCGCCGCAGTGGCCTCAAGAACCTCGCCAAGCGCGCGGAGTCACTGGGCGGCTCCAGCTCGTACGGCCCCGGGCTGGGCGAGGACGGTACGGGGACGACGCTGAGGTGGGAGGCGCCGCTGTGA
- a CDS encoding HAD hydrolase family protein gives MTDAPATPPRAPGTAVAPRLIATDLDGTLLHDDKTVSDRTIAALAAAEQAGIEVFFVTGRPARWMGVVSDHVHGHGLAICANGAAVVDLHRGGRIVEVSPLERTVALAVVEALRGAAPGTSFAVERTGGIHYEPQYPPLLLDPAAVVAPAEKLLAEDFVSTLCPHPAGHDEYQGPDGPSGGATGPVDPTGPIDPAGPAFPEQPVIKLLAHHPELDPDAFLTLARTTAGDLASFTRSSPTALLEISGPGVSKAGTLARCCAERGISPQEVVAFGDMPNDIEMLTWAGTSYAMANAHPDVLSATTGRTASNNDDGVAAVIERILRHGLPGCGR, from the coding sequence GTGACTGATGCCCCCGCCACACCACCACGGGCGCCCGGAACGGCCGTCGCGCCCCGGCTGATCGCCACCGATCTCGACGGCACACTGCTGCACGACGACAAGACGGTCTCCGACCGGACGATCGCCGCGCTGGCCGCCGCGGAGCAGGCCGGCATCGAGGTGTTCTTCGTCACCGGGCGTCCGGCCCGCTGGATGGGCGTGGTCAGCGACCATGTGCACGGTCACGGCCTGGCGATCTGCGCGAACGGCGCGGCCGTCGTCGATCTGCACCGCGGCGGCCGGATCGTCGAGGTCAGCCCCCTGGAGCGGACCGTCGCGCTCGCCGTCGTGGAGGCGCTGCGCGGTGCCGCGCCCGGGACCTCGTTCGCGGTCGAGCGCACCGGCGGCATCCACTACGAGCCGCAGTACCCGCCGCTTCTCCTGGACCCGGCCGCGGTCGTCGCGCCGGCCGAGAAGCTGCTGGCCGAGGACTTCGTCTCGACGCTGTGTCCGCACCCGGCGGGGCACGACGAGTACCAGGGACCGGACGGCCCCTCCGGTGGCGCCACTGGCCCCGTCGATCCCACCGGACCCATCGATCCCGCGGGCCCCGCCTTCCCCGAGCAGCCCGTGATCAAGTTGCTGGCGCACCACCCCGAGCTGGACCCCGACGCGTTCCTCACGCTGGCCCGTACGACGGCCGGCGATCTCGCGTCCTTCACCCGGTCCAGCCCCACCGCCCTCCTGGAGATCAGCGGTCCCGGTGTCAGCAAGGCCGGCACCCTCGCCCGCTGCTGTGCGGAGCGCGGCATCTCCCCGCAGGAAGTGGTCGCTTTCGGGGACATGCCGAACGACATAGAGATGCTGACCTGGGCCGGCACCTCGTACGCCATGGCCAACGCGCATCCCGACGTGCTGTCCGCCACGACGGGCCGTACCGCGTCCAACAACGACGACGGCGTCGCGGCCGTCATCGAGCGGATCCTGCGCCACGGCCTGCCGGGGTGCGGCCGGTAG
- a CDS encoding PadR family transcriptional regulator — translation MEGKVPVMSLRHAVLGLLAEAPASGYDLMKLFNASLSSVWPATQSQVYGELTKLTTAGLVEIAAHGPRGRKEYAITQDGLAELRQWLTDVEPGGPPRDDGLLRVFFLGIVTPLEAQTFLLHQAERAARTRATLEHIEETAQWDEEMISVYGRIALEYGLRMSATQEEWARWAADEVTSAKAKKASELARKQHEEGRRKEGLEKESRPNEAE, via the coding sequence GTGGAAGGTAAAGTGCCGGTCATGAGCCTGAGACATGCAGTGCTGGGCCTGCTGGCCGAAGCCCCGGCGAGCGGGTACGACCTGATGAAGCTGTTCAACGCCTCACTGTCGAGCGTCTGGCCGGCCACACAGAGTCAGGTGTACGGCGAGCTCACCAAGCTCACGACCGCCGGACTCGTCGAGATCGCCGCCCACGGCCCCCGCGGCCGCAAGGAGTACGCGATCACCCAGGACGGCCTGGCGGAGCTGCGCCAATGGCTCACCGACGTCGAACCCGGCGGCCCCCCTCGCGATGACGGCCTGTTGCGCGTCTTCTTCCTCGGCATCGTGACGCCCCTCGAGGCACAGACTTTTCTCCTGCATCAGGCCGAACGCGCTGCTCGCACCCGTGCCACGCTCGAGCACATCGAAGAGACCGCCCAGTGGGACGAGGAAATGATTTCGGTCTACGGACGGATTGCGTTGGAATACGGCCTGCGGATGTCGGCGACCCAGGAGGAATGGGCCCGTTGGGCAGCTGACGAGGTGACCAGCGCAAAGGCGAAAAAGGCCAGCGAACTCGCGAGGAAGCAGCACGAGGAAGGCCGCCGGAAGGAAGGCCTGGAGAAGGAAAGCCGGCCGAACGAAGCGGAGTAG